One window of Rhinoraja longicauda isolate Sanriku21f chromosome 9, sRhiLon1.1, whole genome shotgun sequence genomic DNA carries:
- the LOC144596970 gene encoding uncharacterized protein C6orf118-like — MNSTKCSDPHKRSLRQLLHGLEKGQKADILAYTFGHLNHKNLCKVSGQYKGAVSWHGAKMPTCRKEKSTSIHPSSKMKVKSMTDAMVDLSLMTTVLPNLPAAHLPILCDLDQSAAGGSREMPDMTSSTCTRITDTKKQSLQDHFIKEELDFTALMLMKPQPQKCEGPPESQYQRQFIESYLAGVTKEDQFRKLLDFERNVLMKQDLLEKDIMSGYKVAQKHEWKLAHELMKLGHHSGPNLRRLQIFSEVFEDICQDTTTFRNILREIKVEYDRYLASLLEVQPMNEHKNLQAELQVMENRPVKTHQVEEVRQRVLNLEQEAKRTLQRNDELRGELERELSKPKQQEVQPVVRPVKAKDYELSITEKVLSLRSKIFQITAQIQELEMELKQSMVPSTVTNAMQSSLRDSQGEIANLQHSNALLRRKITGFENYINRTLNEHKVSRSDKEKFWKLVSDLVDPAESGVISG; from the exons ATGAACTCCACCAAGTGCTCTGACCCACATAAGAGATCgcttcggcagcttctccacggCTTGGAAAAGGGTCAGAAAGCTGACATTCTTGCCTACACTTTTGGGCACTTAAACCATAAGAATCTGTGCAAAGTATCTGGGCAATACAAAGGTGCAGTGTCGTGGCACGGCGCTAAAATGCCCACCTGCAGGAAAGAAAAAAGCACGTCAATCCACCCATCAAGCAAGATGAAAGTCAAGTCAATGACCGACGCAATGGTAGACCTTAGCTTGATGACCACAGTGCTGCCAAACCTGCCTGCAGCTCACCTTCCAATCCTCTGTGATTTAGATCAAAGTGCAGCTGGAGGTTCTCGGGAGATGCCAGACATGACTTCAAGCACATGCACGCGAATCACAGATACTAAGAAGCAAAGTCTGCAAGATCACTTCATCAAAGAGGAACTGGACTTCACAGCTCTCATGCTGATGAAGCCTCAGCCGCAGAAGTGTGAAGGGCCCCCTGAAAGCCAGTACCAGAGGCAGTTCATTGAATCATATTTGGCTGGAGTGACAAAGGAGGACCAATTCAGAAAGTTACTTGACTTTGAACGCAACGTCCTGATGAAGCAAGATCTGCTGGAGAAGGATATAATGTCTGGTTACAAAGTGGCACAGAAGCACGAATGGAAGCTGGCTCAT GAGCTGATGAAGCTAGGCCACCATTCTGGACCAAACCTGCGACGACTTCAGATCTTCAGTGAGGTTTTTGAAGACATTTGCCAAGACACAACAACGTTCCGCAATATTTTGAGAGAAATAAAG GTTGAATACGATAGGTACCTCGCCTCACTCCTGGAGGTGCAGCCAATGAATGAACACAAG AACCTTCAGGCTGAGCTTCAAGTAATGGAGAACAGGCCAGTGAAAACCCACCAAGTAGAAGAAGTGCGTCAGAGAGTCTTAAATCTGGAGCAAGAGGCAAAACGCACTTTGCAAAGAAATGATGA GTTAAGGGGTGAACTTGAGAGAGAACTTTCAAAACCAAAGCAGCAAG AAGTACAGCCTGTTGTGAGACCAGTTAAAGCCAAGGATTACGAACTGTCTATCACAGAGAAAGTATTATCCTTGCGGagcaaaatatttcaaataaCAGCGCAGATTCAAGAGTTGGAAATGGAATTGAAGCAGTCCATGGTGCCTTCCACAGTCACCAATGCAATGCAGAGCTCCCTCAGAGACTCTCAG GGTGAAATTGCAAACCTGCAGCATTCCAATGCGTTGCTTCGCAGGAAAATAACA GGTTTTGAAAATTATATTAACAGAACCCTCAATGAACATAAAGTGAGCAGAAGTGATAAAGA